A genomic segment from Rickettsiella endosymbiont of Miltochrista miniata encodes:
- a CDS encoding SIS domain-containing protein, whose translation MFSEKFLIETKQIIDRLDLVCIEKIVNLLLEIQQRKGRLFFLGVGGSAANASHAVNDFRKIVGIESYTPTDNIAELTARANDDGWKSVFSNWLAASHLSAKDMLFVLSVGGGDIEKNISPNLVAALDYGKEQGAKIVGILGRDGGYTAKLADAYVLIPTVNVDHITPHAEAFQAVIWHLMVAHPKLKTMTTKWESVMA comes from the coding sequence ATGTTTTCAGAAAAATTTCTAATCGAAACTAAACAAATTATTGATAGACTAGATTTAGTATGTATTGAAAAAATAGTAAATTTATTACTAGAAATACAACAAAGAAAAGGACGCTTATTTTTTTTAGGAGTAGGTGGAAGTGCGGCTAATGCTTCGCATGCAGTGAATGATTTTAGAAAAATTGTAGGAATAGAATCTTACACTCCAACCGACAACATCGCTGAATTAACAGCACGTGCCAACGATGATGGTTGGAAATCGGTTTTTTCAAACTGGTTGGCAGCGAGTCATTTGTCTGCCAAGGACATGTTATTTGTTTTGTCAGTGGGTGGAGGAGATATAGAAAAAAATATTAGTCCTAATCTTGTTGCGGCTTTAGATTATGGAAAAGAACAAGGTGCAAAAATAGTGGGTATTTTGGGTAGGGATGGCGGTTACACAGCAAAACTCGCAGATGCTTATGTATTAATTCCTACCGTTAATGTCGATCATATTACTCCCCATGCTGAAGCGTTCCAAGCCGTGATATGGCACTTAATGGTTGCACACCCTAAATTAAAAACCATGACCACAAAATGGGAATCTGTGATGGCATAA
- a CDS encoding transaldolase: protein MKLEDLVVKLFADGAEIVTMLDLYKNPLIKGFTTNPTLMKKSGITDYRKFALEILQAIPDRPISFEVFSDELIEMKRQALAINAWAENVYVKIPITDSYGKFTFALIEDLAQQGVKQNVTALTTLEQVVKVSQVLGTNTPAYISVFAGRIADSGIDPVPLMAKAVELLKDRPNQELIWASPREVLNIIQADNIHCHIITLTNDILKKLDWIGRDLTEVSLATVKMFRNDAIEAEFVL from the coding sequence ATGAAACTTGAAGATTTAGTTGTTAAATTATTTGCTGACGGAGCAGAGATAGTCACCATGTTGGATTTATATAAAAATCCTTTGATAAAAGGTTTTACAACCAATCCTACCTTAATGAAAAAATCTGGCATTACTGATTACCGAAAGTTTGCTTTAGAGATTTTACAAGCTATTCCCGACCGACCGATTTCGTTTGAAGTTTTTTCTGATGAGCTAATTGAAATGAAACGCCAAGCATTGGCTATCAATGCATGGGCAGAAAATGTTTATGTTAAAATCCCAATTACGGATAGTTATGGTAAATTTACTTTCGCATTGATTGAAGATCTTGCTCAGCAAGGTGTCAAACAAAACGTAACAGCATTGACGACGCTAGAGCAAGTAGTAAAAGTAAGCCAGGTATTAGGAACCAATACACCGGCGTATATTTCTGTATTTGCTGGTCGGATTGCAGATAGCGGTATTGATCCAGTGCCATTGATGGCTAAGGCTGTCGAGCTTTTAAAAGATAGGCCGAATCAAGAGCTAATTTGGGCGAGTCCCAGAGAAGTGCTTAATATTATTCAGGCTGATAATATACACTGTCATATTATAACCTTGACCAATGATATTTTAAAAAAATTAGATTGGATTGGAAGAGATTTGACCGAAGTTTCGTTAGCAACGGTGAAAATGTTTAGAAATGATGCCATAGAGGCTGAATTTGTATTATAA
- a CDS encoding MraY family glycosyltransferase codes for MFDLLSAGLAFCITVFCILLLRPLALRLGLIDTPDIRKQHQGNIPLIGGLAMLMGLLVGLLTLPISLQNYRSFIAASALLVFVGFLDDFKELSTKSRFFAQIVAVLLMIFWGKNYIVHLGNLIFFKDIHLGYYTSLIVTLVAGLGIINAINMIDGVDGLAGTLVLVELILLMGCAIITQHFSATMLLLLLAASVIGFLCFNFPFPGRAHAQIFMGDAGSMLLGFGLVWFLIELSQSTFRPITPVTMCWIMSVPLFDATAVMLYRLIKGQSVVFSDRQHGHHLLLALNFSPLQINLLFGCANFVLGLVGLCAFYYQFSESMMFISFLMLFIIYFSAVNYCRKSLIKNSK; via the coding sequence ATGTTTGATTTGCTTTCTGCAGGGCTAGCTTTCTGCATTACTGTGTTCTGTATTCTTTTATTACGCCCATTAGCATTACGTCTCGGTTTAATTGACACACCGGATATTCGCAAACAACATCAAGGAAATATTCCCTTAATTGGCGGTTTAGCGATGTTAATGGGTTTATTGGTCGGGCTATTAACTCTACCAATTTCACTACAAAATTATCGTAGTTTTATTGCTGCTTCCGCTTTATTAGTCTTTGTCGGTTTCTTAGATGATTTTAAAGAATTATCAACGAAAAGTCGTTTTTTTGCGCAAATTGTTGCAGTTTTATTAATGATTTTTTGGGGAAAAAATTATATTGTACATCTAGGTAATTTGATTTTTTTTAAGGATATTCATTTAGGCTATTATACTAGTTTAATAGTGACATTGGTTGCCGGACTGGGAATTATTAATGCTATCAATATGATAGATGGTGTGGATGGTTTAGCGGGAACTTTAGTATTAGTCGAATTAATCCTATTGATGGGTTGCGCGATAATTACGCAGCATTTTTCAGCTACTATGTTGCTACTATTATTGGCAGCTAGTGTTATAGGTTTTCTTTGCTTTAACTTTCCTTTTCCAGGGCGTGCACATGCGCAAATATTTATGGGTGATGCGGGGAGTATGTTATTAGGTTTTGGTTTAGTGTGGTTTTTAATTGAACTATCGCAAAGCACATTTCGACCGATAACACCAGTGACAATGTGTTGGATAATGTCGGTGCCATTATTTGATGCGACTGCAGTGATGCTTTATCGCTTAATAAAAGGACAATCCGTTGTTTTTTCTGATAGACAACATGGGCATCATCTATTATTAGCGTTAAATTTTTCTCCTTTACAAATTAATTTACTTTTCGGCTGCGCAAATTTTGTATTAGGTTTAGTCGGTTTATGCGCTTTTTATTATCAATTTAGTGAAAGCATGATGTTTATTAGTTTTTTAATGCTGTTTATTATTTATTTTTCCGCTGTCAATTATTGTCGCAAATCGTTAATAAAAAATTCAAAATAG
- a CDS encoding DUF692 domain-containing protein: protein MDAFLGFGLGLRTQHYSYILEHRPEVDWFEAITEDYLVPGGKPLHYLNRIRENYPLAMHGVSLSIGSCDPLNTEYLKKVKILADKIQPAWISDHLCWTGVDGLNVHDLLPLPYTEEALKHVVDRVKQVQDFLGRQILLENVSSYIEYCDSNITEWEFLTAIAEQADCFILLDINNIYVSSVNHHFDPLDYLNAIPVHRVRQFHLAGHKNCGDYIIDTHDAPIIDGVWSLYEQAVKRFGRVATMIERDDDIPEFPVLFAELQQAKKIAENSWKENVCIS, encoded by the coding sequence ATGGATGCTTTTTTAGGTTTTGGTCTTGGTTTACGTACCCAACATTATTCTTACATTTTAGAACATCGTCCTGAAGTAGATTGGTTTGAAGCGATTACTGAAGACTATTTAGTACCTGGCGGAAAACCACTGCATTATCTTAATCGTATACGCGAAAACTATCCCTTAGCGATGCACGGGGTTTCTTTGTCGATAGGAAGTTGTGATCCGCTTAATACAGAATATTTAAAAAAGGTAAAAATATTGGCCGATAAAATACAACCGGCTTGGATCTCCGATCATTTATGTTGGACAGGGGTTGATGGATTAAATGTGCACGACTTATTGCCACTCCCTTATACCGAAGAAGCGTTGAAACATGTGGTTGATCGCGTGAAACAAGTACAAGATTTTTTAGGCCGACAGATTTTATTAGAAAATGTTTCAAGTTACATAGAATATTGCGATTCTAATATAACCGAATGGGAATTTTTAACCGCTATAGCCGAACAGGCAGACTGTTTTATCTTACTTGATATTAATAATATCTATGTCAGCTCTGTAAATCATCATTTCGATCCGTTAGACTATTTAAATGCGATCCCTGTTCATCGAGTACGACAGTTCCATTTGGCCGGACATAAAAATTGTGGGGATTATATTATTGATACACATGACGCGCCGATTATCGATGGTGTTTGGTCTCTTTATGAGCAAGCAGTAAAGAGATTTGGCAGGGTTGCTACCATGATTGAACGTGACGATGATATACCGGAGTTTCCAGTTTTATTCGCCGAGTTACAACAGGCCAAAAAGATCGCAGAAAATAGTTGGAAAGAAAATGTCTGCATTAGTTAA
- a CDS encoding DNA-binding domain-containing protein, which translates to MSALVNLQHDLQTHLIEEDERILNRLVLPVKGTIHERLAVYGNAYAWRLIDALEQEYGLLAKLVGDEAFTELAEAFIDAYPSQFYSIAKFSEPLAQFLREDEVYSEQAHLSEIAQLMKALITSLEAADAPCLNFAALAHVAEQNWPSLCFVFHPSVQYFNFNYNSYAIWKALVQEKSVPNVQMTNSHCVVWRKGLQSYAVALPEAEALVLTLLQRGSCFADVCEAVYDKGFMSESQAANFVGNLLAHWLNNHLFSEVQLS; encoded by the coding sequence ATGTCTGCATTAGTTAATTTGCAACACGACTTGCAAACCCATTTAATTGAAGAAGATGAGCGGATCTTAAACCGCTTAGTATTGCCAGTAAAAGGTACGATACACGAACGCCTGGCAGTCTATGGCAATGCGTATGCTTGGCGCTTGATAGATGCTTTAGAACAAGAATATGGCTTGTTAGCTAAGCTAGTAGGTGATGAAGCCTTTACTGAACTGGCAGAAGCCTTTATCGATGCATACCCGTCACAGTTTTATTCGATAGCAAAGTTCAGCGAGCCATTAGCGCAATTTTTACGCGAGGATGAAGTTTATTCTGAACAGGCACATTTGAGTGAAATAGCACAATTGATGAAAGCCTTGATCACTAGTTTAGAAGCAGCCGATGCTCCTTGCTTGAACTTTGCTGCATTAGCCCATGTTGCTGAGCAAAACTGGCCGTCCTTATGTTTTGTATTTCATCCTTCAGTGCAATATTTCAACTTTAATTACAATAGTTATGCGATATGGAAAGCTTTGGTTCAAGAAAAATCTGTACCGAATGTGCAAATGACTAACAGCCATTGCGTAGTTTGGCGTAAAGGATTACAGTCCTACGCGGTAGCTTTACCCGAGGCAGAAGCATTAGTCTTAACTCTACTTCAACGAGGCTCTTGCTTTGCAGATGTTTGTGAAGCAGTTTATGATAAAGGCTTTATGAGTGAGTCCCAGGCAGCTAACTTTGTAGGCAATTTATTAGCGCATTGGCTCAATAATCATTTATTTTCGGAGGTTCAACTCTCTTAA
- a CDS encoding CTP synthase, with protein MATRYIFITGGVVSSLGKGIAAASLGAILESRGLKVSLLKLDPYLNLDPGTMSPYQHGEVFVTEDGAETDLDLGHYERFVRAKMTKDNNFTAGQIYARVLRKERRGDYLGGTVQVIPHVTDEIKQAILKGAHGADIALVEIGGTVGDIESLPFLEAIRQLRIELGSQFTLFIHLTLVPYISTAGEIKTKPTQHSTKELRSIGIQADMLICRSKEEIPEHAREKIALFTNVELSGVISLPDVNNIYRIPLLLHQQSVDERVLQRFGLKDYPPADLKAWAEVVAAKENPTAEVKIGMVGKYMGLADSYKSLSEALIHAGIKTHTHVNVVYIDAEALEQQGVKLLEPLDAILVPGGFGKRGIAGKILAAQYARENKIPYLGICLGMQTALIEFARHVAGLNNAHSTEFDADTPYPVVALVTEWTTADGQLEKRDKDSDLGGTMRLGGQICCLKQGTKVRELYGRDSILERHRHRYEVNNQLLPSLEKAGLIVSGRSEDGTLVEMIELENHPWFIGCQFHPEFTSNPRDGHPLFVGFVEAAKLQHKHLAESSTHSPTSFL; from the coding sequence ATGGCGACACGATATATATTCATTACCGGTGGCGTAGTTTCTTCCTTAGGAAAAGGTATTGCTGCGGCTTCCTTAGGGGCCATTTTAGAGTCTAGGGGACTAAAAGTTAGCTTGCTAAAGTTGGATCCCTATTTAAATCTTGATCCAGGCACTATGAGTCCTTATCAGCATGGCGAAGTGTTTGTCACTGAAGATGGGGCAGAAACCGACTTGGATCTAGGTCATTATGAACGTTTTGTACGCGCCAAAATGACTAAGGACAACAATTTTACCGCGGGACAGATTTACGCCCGCGTATTACGTAAAGAACGCCGTGGTGATTACTTAGGTGGCACCGTCCAAGTTATTCCACACGTCACTGATGAAATCAAACAAGCTATTTTAAAAGGGGCGCATGGAGCGGATATTGCTTTAGTCGAAATTGGTGGAACGGTCGGAGATATTGAATCGTTACCGTTCTTAGAAGCTATTCGTCAATTACGTATCGAACTGGGCAGCCAATTTACCTTATTTATTCATTTAACCTTAGTTCCTTATATTAGTACTGCTGGTGAAATTAAAACCAAGCCTACACAACATTCCACCAAAGAATTACGCTCGATTGGTATACAAGCCGATATGCTTATATGTCGTTCCAAAGAAGAAATTCCGGAACATGCTCGCGAAAAAATTGCTTTATTTACTAATGTTGAACTATCCGGTGTCATTTCCTTGCCGGATGTGAATAATATTTATCGGATACCTTTACTGCTGCACCAGCAAAGTGTGGATGAAAGGGTGTTGCAGCGCTTTGGTTTGAAAGATTATCCGCCCGCCGATTTAAAAGCATGGGCAGAAGTGGTTGCGGCTAAAGAAAATCCTACCGCCGAAGTCAAAATTGGTATGGTTGGAAAATATATGGGTCTGGCTGATTCCTATAAATCCTTGAGCGAAGCTTTAATACATGCAGGGATTAAAACGCATACGCATGTGAATGTGGTGTATATCGACGCTGAAGCCTTAGAACAACAGGGCGTTAAATTACTTGAGCCTTTAGATGCTATTTTGGTTCCGGGTGGTTTTGGAAAACGAGGAATAGCCGGCAAGATTCTAGCGGCACAATATGCGCGTGAAAATAAGATTCCTTATTTAGGGATTTGTTTAGGTATGCAAACAGCATTGATCGAGTTTGCTCGTCATGTGGCCGGATTAAACAATGCGCATAGTACCGAATTTGATGCCGATACACCTTATCCAGTGGTGGCTTTGGTGACAGAATGGACGACTGCCGATGGTCAACTTGAGAAGCGTGACAAAGATTCAGACCTCGGAGGAACGATGCGTTTAGGTGGCCAAATTTGCTGTCTAAAGCAAGGAACCAAAGTCAGAGAGTTATACGGTCGTGATAGTATTCTTGAGCGCCACCGACATCGTTATGAAGTGAATAATCAATTATTACCTTCATTAGAAAAGGCTGGTTTAATTGTTTCAGGCCGTTCCGAAGATGGGACATTGGTAGAAATGATCGAATTAGAAAACCATCCATGGTTTATAGGCTGCCAATTCCATCCGGAATTTACATCCAATCCGCGCGATGGTCATCCTTTATTTGTCGGATTTGTCGAGGCAGCAAAATTGCAGCATAAACATTTAGCAGAAAGCTCAACCCATTCGCCTACTAGTTTTTTATAA
- a CDS encoding class I SAM-dependent methyltransferase, with product MELLPFQLPPLTQNGPYPIWTGHDFQVGDERTKVLHYSTNNAGWNDDLTLYHENAAGDNHFIDQASRNYTLYQLKKNLVSLTKPSILEIGCSSGYMLQKLNQLFPHATLIGADVVYKPLLELSKRLTIPLLRFDILQCPLPDNCIDAIIMLNVLEHIEDDLTTLKQIYRILKPNGVLILEVPAGPHLYDAHDRICMHFRRYKLSKLCQLITKQGFTLANRSHLGTFIYPAFFLAKLWNKRLLSKPDIEQRQLMERKIRRTSQNKLLSALMEMELMLGKWIAYPFGIRCMVSCIKPS from the coding sequence ATGGAGCTACTACCTTTTCAATTGCCCCCACTGACGCAAAATGGCCCATATCCAATATGGACCGGCCATGATTTTCAGGTCGGCGATGAACGAACCAAAGTACTGCATTACAGCACTAATAATGCTGGTTGGAATGATGATCTCACCTTGTATCACGAAAATGCCGCCGGAGATAATCATTTTATTGATCAAGCGTCCCGAAATTATACGCTCTATCAATTAAAAAAAAACTTGGTGTCGTTAACTAAGCCTAGCATATTAGAAATTGGTTGTTCATCTGGCTATATGTTACAAAAGCTAAATCAATTATTTCCTCATGCTACGCTCATTGGTGCAGATGTAGTTTATAAGCCCCTTTTAGAATTATCTAAGCGACTTACTATTCCATTGCTGCGCTTTGACATATTGCAATGTCCTTTGCCTGATAACTGCATAGACGCTATTATCATGTTAAATGTTTTAGAACATATCGAAGATGATCTTACTACGTTAAAACAAATTTACCGTATTTTGAAGCCTAACGGCGTTCTTATTCTTGAAGTACCCGCAGGCCCCCATTTATATGATGCACATGATAGAATCTGCATGCATTTTCGCCGATATAAGCTCTCTAAACTCTGCCAATTAATTACTAAACAAGGGTTTACACTGGCTAATCGTTCTCATTTAGGCACTTTTATTTATCCCGCTTTTTTCTTAGCAAAGCTATGGAATAAACGTCTTCTTAGCAAGCCAGATATCGAACAGCGTCAATTAATGGAAAGGAAAATTCGTCGAACCAGCCAAAATAAATTGTTGTCTGCTCTTATGGAAATGGAATTAATGTTAGGAAAATGGATAGCATACCCCTTTGGAATTAGGTGTATGGTGTCTTGTATTAAACCCAGTTAA
- a CDS encoding ABC transporter permease, with protein MAKSALYEKYDLAWDDITEGLKSWRIWLLLAWHEVKLRYRRSTLGPFWITISMAITIYSMGVLYGHLFKMDLAVYYPFLATGILGWNLISLIVNDATMTFVNADQFIKQMKQPYSVFMMQSVARNFIIFFHNILVLVPLILFFHLKINVNTLFIFVSLLILWINAITYSTILALWGTRFRDIPILVASLIQVVFFLTPIMWSPSILPERYHFIIDYNPFAQFMELFRNPLLGKLPSNYTLMTTFGLTMLGIFFAFIIFSRYRARIAYWL; from the coding sequence ATGGCTAAATCCGCATTGTATGAAAAATATGATCTTGCTTGGGATGATATTACAGAAGGCTTGAAATCTTGGCGAATTTGGCTGCTACTTGCTTGGCATGAGGTTAAGCTACGTTATCGTCGATCAACCCTAGGTCCTTTTTGGATCACTATCAGTATGGCGATTACTATCTATAGTATGGGGGTACTTTATGGCCATTTATTCAAGATGGATTTAGCGGTTTATTATCCTTTTCTTGCAACTGGTATTCTGGGTTGGAATTTAATTTCTTTGATTGTTAATGATGCGACCATGACGTTTGTTAATGCAGATCAATTTATCAAACAGATGAAACAACCTTATTCGGTATTTATGATGCAGTCTGTCGCACGAAATTTTATTATATTTTTTCATAATATTTTGGTGTTGGTTCCCCTCATATTATTTTTTCATCTTAAAATTAATGTGAATACACTATTTATATTTGTGAGTTTATTGATACTCTGGATCAATGCAATTACTTATAGCACGATACTCGCTCTTTGGGGTACACGGTTTCGTGATATACCTATATTGGTAGCCAGCTTAATTCAAGTGGTTTTTTTCTTAACACCCATCATGTGGTCACCTAGTATTTTACCAGAACGGTATCATTTTATTATTGACTATAATCCATTTGCACAATTCATGGAATTATTTAGAAATCCTTTATTAGGCAAATTACCTTCAAATTATACGTTAATGACGACATTTGGTTTGACTATGCTAGGGATTTTTTTTGCATTTATAATATTTAGCCGTTACCGCGCTAGAATTGCGTATTGGTTATAA
- a CDS encoding ABC transporter ATP-binding protein, whose amino-acid sequence MALIQLNSLSIDFPIYHLNARSIRKRFLRLTGGALRKETAHTVIVKALDNITFTLEHGDRVGLIGHNGAGKSTLLRVLAKIYEPNQGSIHIQGRVSPLLNVMLGINPESTGYENILVRGILLGLSQKEIQAKMQEIADFTELGEYLSVPIRTYSTGMQLRLAFAVATCIKPDILLMDEMIEAGDANFKKKAEGRLNEFIEQSSIMVLASHSNETIQRLCNKVALLEKGKLKYFGPIEEGFKEYGKLG is encoded by the coding sequence ATGGCATTAATACAACTCAATTCGTTATCTATTGATTTTCCTATTTATCATTTAAATGCGCGTTCTATTAGAAAACGGTTTTTGCGCCTGACAGGTGGTGCTTTACGTAAGGAAACAGCTCATACGGTTATCGTTAAGGCTTTAGATAATATTACATTTACTTTAGAACATGGTGATCGAGTTGGACTTATTGGTCATAATGGCGCAGGAAAAAGTACTTTATTACGTGTATTGGCTAAAATTTATGAACCAAATCAAGGAAGCATACACATTCAAGGTAGAGTATCTCCTCTTTTGAATGTCATGTTAGGAATTAACCCTGAATCTACAGGCTATGAAAATATTTTAGTGCGCGGAATTTTGTTAGGTCTTAGTCAAAAAGAGATTCAAGCCAAGATGCAGGAAATTGCAGATTTTACTGAATTAGGCGAGTATTTATCAGTACCCATTCGTACTTATTCTACTGGAATGCAATTACGACTAGCTTTTGCTGTTGCTACTTGTATAAAACCAGATATTTTATTAATGGATGAAATGATCGAAGCTGGAGACGCTAACTTCAAAAAGAAAGCAGAAGGACGGTTGAATGAATTTATTGAACAATCCAGCATCATGGTGTTAGCATCACATTCTAATGAGACTATCCAAAGACTCTGCAATAAAGTGGCGCTCTTGGAAAAAGGAAAACTTAAATACTTTGGTCCTATCGAAGAAGGATTTAAGGAATATGGTAAATTAGGTTAA
- a CDS encoding FkbM family methyltransferase has product MQRKIFINSKEYIIEGDTIYLGGVNEHFEQITIDFFKIFCRNHFHVLDLGANIGLTTIALANICKEGKIVAIEPIPNAFNLLKKNILHSGATNVKEYNFAVGNKEGTSIMQGLHSFLAGSFISDSYPLSTQEFTVKVPVRTLDNVFYSFKMDRLDFIKIDVEGYELFVLEGAKKILNQFNPTVYLEMNHWCLNVMQRITLPEFRERLLSIFPYIFAIEDYSFLDFSCPKNFHIIAHEHLIKFKYLNLVAGFNKDELLQNLQNFSRLKQSQIA; this is encoded by the coding sequence ATGCAGCGAAAAATTTTTATTAATTCAAAAGAATATATTATCGAAGGAGATACCATTTATTTAGGCGGTGTAAATGAACATTTTGAACAGATCACTATTGATTTTTTTAAAATTTTTTGCCGAAATCATTTTCACGTATTGGACTTGGGTGCGAACATTGGTCTAACTACAATAGCTTTGGCTAATATTTGTAAAGAAGGTAAAATTGTAGCCATTGAACCTATCCCAAATGCATTTAATTTACTGAAAAAAAATATACTTCATTCTGGTGCAACTAACGTTAAAGAATATAATTTTGCCGTAGGAAACAAAGAAGGTACTTCTATAATGCAAGGATTACATTCATTTTTAGCCGGTTCTTTTATATCAGATTCATATCCATTATCAACCCAGGAATTCACTGTTAAAGTTCCTGTCAGAACGCTAGATAACGTATTTTATTCATTTAAAATGGATCGATTAGACTTTATAAAGATTGATGTTGAAGGGTATGAACTGTTTGTGCTCGAAGGAGCTAAAAAGATTTTAAACCAGTTTAACCCAACCGTATATCTTGAGATGAACCATTGGTGCCTTAATGTGATGCAACGAATTACATTACCTGAGTTTCGCGAACGCTTACTAAGTATTTTTCCTTATATTTTTGCCATTGAAGATTACTCTTTCTTAGATTTTAGTTGTCCCAAAAATTTTCATATTATTGCTCATGAGCATCTTATTAAATTTAAATACTTAAATCTCGTTGCTGGATTTAATAAAGATGAGTTATTACAAAATTTACAAAATTTCTCGAGATTAAAACAGTCGCAAATAGCTTAA
- a CDS encoding class I SAM-dependent methyltransferase, protein MSGYKQIEHCRVSKNKDLISVLHLGEHALTGVFPQTKTDNITTAPLELVWCPTSGLLQLNHSCDFTEMYGDNYGYRSGLNQSMVEHLTQKIHYLEQLVGLQTGNTVLDIGSNDCTLLKAYSNHNIRRIGIDPTGIKFSSYYPKEIKLIPDYFSAANYFSTTDKPAKIVTSIAMFYDLENPIHFAQEIRTILAEDGIWHFEQSYMPAMIRLNTYDTICHEHLEYYSLNVIKKILDASGLKFLTVSLNNINGGSFAITATKNNNHSIKPDTALINWLLEQEDNMGFSTIKPYQKFKDHVFEHRDKLKKLIHILIADGKRILGYGASTKGNVLLQMCGFTSAEIPAIAEVNIEKFGRLTPGTHIPIISDIEARKMKPDYFLVLPWHFKESILRREKEYLAHGGKFIFPFPTIEVI, encoded by the coding sequence TTGAGTGGCTATAAACAAATTGAACACTGTAGAGTTTCAAAAAATAAAGACCTAATTAGCGTTTTACATTTAGGCGAACATGCCTTAACAGGAGTTTTTCCTCAGACTAAAACAGATAACATTACGACTGCCCCTTTAGAATTAGTATGGTGTCCAACAAGTGGTCTTTTACAGTTAAATCATTCTTGTGACTTCACAGAAATGTATGGTGATAATTATGGGTATCGTTCTGGACTTAACCAGTCAATGGTTGAACATCTAACTCAAAAAATACATTATTTAGAGCAATTAGTAGGATTACAAACTGGAAATACTGTCTTAGATATTGGTAGTAATGATTGTACTTTGCTTAAAGCCTATTCAAATCATAATATACGGCGCATAGGTATTGATCCAACAGGAATAAAATTTTCTTCTTATTATCCCAAAGAAATTAAATTAATCCCAGATTATTTCAGTGCAGCTAACTATTTTTCGACTACAGACAAGCCTGCAAAAATTGTGACCTCTATCGCGATGTTCTATGACTTGGAAAATCCAATTCATTTCGCGCAAGAAATTAGAACAATTTTAGCAGAAGATGGAATTTGGCACTTTGAACAGAGCTATATGCCAGCGATGATTCGGTTAAACACTTACGATACTATTTGTCATGAACATTTAGAATATTATTCGTTAAATGTCATAAAAAAAATTTTAGATGCTTCAGGATTAAAGTTTCTTACAGTAAGTTTAAATAATATTAATGGCGGCAGCTTTGCCATTACAGCAACAAAAAATAATAACCATTCGATCAAACCTGATACTGCCTTAATCAATTGGCTTTTAGAGCAAGAAGACAATATGGGATTCTCGACGATTAAGCCCTATCAAAAGTTTAAAGATCATGTTTTTGAGCATAGAGATAAGTTGAAAAAATTAATCCATATACTTATTGCCGATGGAAAACGAATACTTGGTTACGGTGCATCCACAAAAGGAAATGTATTGTTACAAATGTGTGGTTTTACTTCTGCAGAAATTCCTGCTATCGCTGAAGTAAATATAGAAAAATTTGGCCGCTTAACGCCAGGAACGCATATCCCTATCATTTCTGACATTGAGGCGCGAAAGATGAAACCCGATTATTTTTTAGTTTTACCATGGCACTTCAAAGAGAGTATCTTGCGAAGAGAAAAAGAATATTTAGCTCACGGAGGAAAATTTATTTTTCCATTTCCTACAATTGAAGTTATATAA